The proteins below come from a single Cannabis sativa cultivar Pink pepper isolate KNU-18-1 chromosome 3, ASM2916894v1, whole genome shotgun sequence genomic window:
- the LOC115710090 gene encoding eukaryotic translation initiation factor 3 subunit E has product MAEYDLTPRIAPNLDRHLVFPLLEFLQDQSIYPDKQILKSKIELLNNTNMVDYAMDIHKSLYQTEDVPQDMVDRRVEVVSRLKALEDAAAPLVTFLQNPAAVQELRADKQYNLQMLNERYQIGPDQIEALYQYAKFQFECGNYSGAADYLYQYRALCTNSERNLSALWGKLAAEILMQNWDIALEELNRLKESIDSKNFSSPMNQVQSRVWLMHWSLFIFFNHDNGRTQIIDLFNQDKYLNAIQTNAPHLLRYLATAFVVNKRRRQNFKDFIKVIQQEQHSYKDPITEFLACVYVNYDFDGAQKKMKECEEVILNDPFLGKRLEEGNFSTVPMRDEFLENARLFIFETYCRIHQRIDMGVLAEKLNLNYEEAERWIVNLIRNSKLDAKIDSKTGTVIMEPFQPNVYEQLIDHSKALSGRTYKLVSQVLEHAQNQTQVAR; this is encoded by the exons ATGGCGGAATACGACTTAACTCCACGCATAGCTCCCAATCTCGACCGACACTTGGTCTTTCCATTACTTGAATTTCTTCAGGATCAAAGCATTTACCCCGATAAGCAGATCCTCAAGTCCAAGATTGAGCTTCTCAACAATACTAACATGGTTGATTACGCCATGGACATCCACAAATCTCTTTATCAAACTGAAGACGTTCCTCAAG ATATGGTGGATAGGAGAGTTGAGGTGGTTTCTAGGTTAAAGGCTTTGGAGGATGCGGCGGCGCCTCTTGTTACATTTTTGCAAAATCCAGCTGCGGTTCAGGAATTGAGGGCTGACAAACAGTATAATCTTCAGATGCTTAATGAACGTTATCAG ATTGGGCCAGATCAAATAGAGGCATTGTATCAGTATGCTAAATTTCAGTTCGAGTGCGGTAACTACTCTGGCGCTGCTGATTATCTTTACCAGTACAGAGCTCTGTGCACAAACAGTGAAAGGAATTTGAGTGCTTTATGGGGAAAGCTAGCAGCTGAAATTTTGATGCAAAACTGGGATATTGCTCTTGAAGAGCTTAATCGGTTGAAAGAGAGCATTGACTCAAAG AATTTCAGTTCACCTATGAATCAGGTGCAAAGTAGAGTTTGGTTGATGCACTGGAGTCTCTTCATATTTTTCAACCATGACAATGGAAGAACACAGATCATTGATCTGTTTAATCAGGACAA gtatCTAAATGCCATTCAAACCAATGCTCCCCATCTTTTACGCTACTTGGCCACTGCTTTCGTTGTTAACAAGAGAAGGAGACAAAACTTTAAAGACTTTATCAAAGTTATTCAGCAGGAGCAACATTCTTACAAAGATCCCATCACAGAATTTCTAGCATGTGTATATGTCAATTATGATTTTGACGGTGCACAGAAAAAGATGAAAGAGTGCGAAGAA GTAATACTGAATGATCCTTTCCTAGGAAAGAGACTCGAAGAAGGCAACTTCTCAACGGTACCAATGAGAGATGAGTTCCTTGAAAATGCCAGACTATTTATCTTCGAGACTTATTGCCGAATCCATCAGCGCATTGATATGGG AGTCCTTGCTGAGAAACTAAACTTGAACTATGAAGAGGCTGAGAGATGGATCGTCAATCTTATCCGAAACTCAAAGCTAGATGCTAAGATTGACTCTAAAACAGGAACTGTAATCATGGAACCTTTTCAACCCAATGT CTATGAACAACTGATAGACCATTCCAAGGCATTGTCGGGGCGTACTTACAAGTTAGTCAGTCAGGTTCTCGAGCACGCTCAAAATCAGACACAAGTTGCCCGGTAG